In Candidatus Methylopumilus universalis, one DNA window encodes the following:
- a CDS encoding dienelactone hydrolase family protein, whose translation MLIQSEFVDLNTPSGIMRTYVHKPVTHKKTPAILFYSEIFQQTGPIERAAKIIAGHGFTVLVPEVFHELNPIGTVLAYDDAGRDKGNADKSAKDVEGYDADNQAMIAWIKKQPWFAGSIGAMGFCIGGHLAFRAALQPEIEATACFYATDLHTHVIPNKPNQHSMDRLKDIKGELLMIWGKQDNHIPEQGRKAVYEKMLDAKLVFTWHEFNGQHAFMRDEGERYDPELALLGYDLALKLFQRKLA comes from the coding sequence ATGTTAATTCAATCAGAATTCGTTGATTTAAATACCCCTTCAGGCATTATGCGTACTTATGTGCATAAACCTGTCACACATAAAAAGACCCCCGCAATTCTCTTTTATTCAGAAATTTTTCAGCAAACAGGTCCGATTGAACGGGCAGCTAAAATCATTGCAGGCCATGGATTCACCGTTTTGGTGCCTGAAGTTTTTCATGAGTTAAATCCGATTGGCACGGTGTTAGCTTATGACGATGCAGGACGAGACAAGGGTAATGCGGACAAATCAGCAAAAGACGTTGAAGGTTATGACGCAGACAATCAAGCGATGATTGCATGGATCAAAAAACAACCCTGGTTTGCAGGTTCCATTGGAGCTATGGGTTTTTGTATTGGCGGGCACTTAGCTTTTAGAGCGGCACTTCAGCCAGAAATTGAAGCAACGGCATGTTTTTATGCAACAGACTTGCATACTCATGTGATTCCAAATAAACCTAATCAGCATTCCATGGATCGCTTAAAAGACATCAAGGGCGAGCTTCTTATGATTTGGGGTAAACAAGACAACCATATTCCAGAACAAGGCCGTAAAGCCGTTTATGAAAAAATGCTTGATGCTAAATTAGTATTTACGTGGCATGAATTTAATGGACAACATGCCTTTATGCGAGACGAAGGAGAGCGCTACGATCCTGAGTTGGCACTTTTAGGTTACGACTTAGCTTTAAAACTTTTCCAACGCAAGCTTGCTTAA